A portion of the Coraliomargarita parva genome contains these proteins:
- a CDS encoding J domain-containing protein: protein MGSILAIFLCVFVGILVASEWDNEDTLGKLGSLGCLVYFVIGAIALSLLIAALYIGALLIVVVLIALVYGFVCMGVYLLLNLLIKRNIRALKPISHNIRFRLHPDYNSLIFEDTAKRSLRHLQVALVTLTGLLILALHFGLSRILITTGTYEGNGEDIQLYLLLPLFIGVALFVYFCASHLISICPKIVRTIDFWPAISNYVCERSELLQRFRSVDHQIVNICTELEVSLSPESATTTLSLSDFIHSTAVSEATHTVRSDLDRRESLLLALSDARNVYLNNVSLLEKAALFAGKSGIHKLSEKVNELHSNILQTKDICLIELDFDTFREAMEVFAIELNEILDQPKTYNTNTNGSQAKDLDPYEVLGASEDQSLEEINAIYKGLSKVYHPDMGKVRDAKKFREITEAYNNIKQSKT, encoded by the coding sequence ATGGGATCAATTCTCGCCATCTTTTTATGTGTATTTGTCGGCATTCTCGTTGCTTCGGAATGGGATAACGAGGACACACTGGGAAAACTGGGTTCACTTGGATGCCTAGTATATTTTGTCATCGGTGCAATTGCGCTGAGCTTACTTATTGCCGCATTGTATATCGGTGCGCTCTTGATCGTCGTGGTGCTAATCGCCCTTGTTTATGGCTTTGTATGCATGGGGGTCTACCTGCTTCTCAATCTTCTAATTAAACGAAACATTCGTGCGCTGAAACCGATCTCGCATAACATAAGATTTAGATTACACCCTGACTATAATAGTTTAATTTTTGAAGATACAGCGAAACGGAGTCTTCGTCACCTTCAGGTAGCCCTAGTGACTCTGACTGGCCTACTTATTTTGGCGCTGCATTTTGGACTCAGTAGAATCCTAATTACAACTGGAACTTACGAAGGTAACGGAGAAGATATTCAGCTATATCTTTTACTTCCACTGTTCATAGGCGTTGCACTTTTCGTTTATTTCTGTGCTTCACACTTAATTTCGATCTGCCCTAAAATCGTTAGGACTATAGACTTCTGGCCAGCAATAAGCAATTACGTCTGTGAGCGCTCGGAGTTGCTTCAGAGATTCAGGAGTGTGGACCATCAGATAGTCAATATTTGCACAGAATTAGAGGTATCCCTTTCACCTGAATCTGCCACCACCACGTTAAGCCTGTCAGACTTCATTCATTCAACAGCAGTAAGCGAAGCAACACATACCGTAAGATCAGACCTCGATCGACGAGAGTCATTGTTACTTGCTCTCAGTGATGCCCGTAATGTCTACTTAAACAACGTGAGCCTCTTAGAGAAGGCAGCACTGTTTGCGGGAAAGTCAGGCATTCACAAGCTATCAGAAAAGGTGAATGAGCTGCATAGCAACATACTTCAAACTAAGGACATATGTTTAATCGAGCTAGATTTTGATACGTTCAGGGAAGCCATGGAGGTATTTGCAATTGAGTTAAATGAAATACTAGATCAGCCGAAGACCTACAATACCAACACAAATGGGAGCCAAGCAAAAGACCTTGATCCATACGAAGTCCTTGGAGCTTCAGAAGACCAAAGTCTCGAAGAGATTAACGCCATCTACAAAGGCTTGAGCAAAGTATATCACCCGGACATGGGCAAGGTTCGAGACGCCAAGAAGTTCAGAGAGATTACCGAAGCCTACAACAATATCAAACAGAGCAAGACATGA
- a CDS encoding vWA domain-containing protein, whose amino-acid sequence MNEIQKKDMLARKASILAKLEKKGLERNLSPNRLVNSSVGVACLLIDCSTSMEGEGLRQAKRGAANFAKDALGKRYKAGIVSFSCYAKVITEPSNDSEQIRRAIEQMSVEGSTDMAEGLRQAGAMVRACPKQKTVVLVTDGYPNDEDEALSEAMRLRKSGIEIITIGTEDANHAFLRKIASRSDLVIPVERKNLAIAMQSAARALPAPKD is encoded by the coding sequence ATGAATGAGATCCAAAAAAAGGATATGCTAGCGAGAAAAGCCTCCATTTTGGCCAAACTTGAAAAGAAAGGCTTAGAGCGAAATTTGTCACCAAACCGTCTCGTAAATTCGAGTGTCGGAGTTGCATGTTTGCTAATTGATTGTTCGACCAGCATGGAGGGGGAGGGACTTAGACAAGCCAAGCGGGGAGCTGCAAACTTTGCAAAGGATGCGTTGGGCAAGAGATACAAAGCCGGCATAGTTTCATTTTCTTGTTACGCGAAGGTGATAACAGAGCCAAGCAATGACTCGGAACAGATTCGTCGTGCAATTGAGCAAATGTCTGTTGAAGGCTCAACCGACATGGCTGAAGGGCTGCGCCAGGCAGGTGCGATGGTCCGCGCCTGCCCGAAGCAGAAGACAGTCGTTCTCGTAACTGATGGATATCCGAATGATGAAGACGAAGCTCTTAGTGAAGCGATGCGATTGAGAAAGTCGGGAATTGAGATCATCACCATAGGAACGGAGGATGCAAACCATGCTTTCCTTCGTAAAATTGCTTCTCGTTCAGACTTAGTCATTCCCGTAGAAAGGAAGAACCTTGCCATAGCAATGCAAAGTGCAGCGAGAGCTTTACCTGCACCCAAGGACTAA